The Chloroflexota bacterium genome window below encodes:
- a CDS encoding DUF2442 domain-containing protein, whose translation MNSSYYELIELKLSDARAMDVQVTEDALTIDLDDARTISVPLVWYPRLWHGAPDERNNWEITGAGYGIHWPDLDEDISVKGLLIGFTSGESPESFKRWLERREMQENKNDETLALSLEGKTFWETVYELRKKDLIPLVWKREHIRPYMERPNGQFAPNAVTTIPSNQSMSKDGSEKGDYVKKGRAAKAWRIGKGEFKLIDDPNI comes from the coding sequence ATGAATTCTTCCTACTATGAATTGATAGAGTTGAAGCTATCCGATGCGCGGGCGATGGATGTGCAGGTTACGGAAGATGCGCTGACGATTGACTTGGATGACGCCCGTACTATATCCGTGCCGCTTGTGTGGTATCCGCGCCTGTGGCATGGCGCGCCTGATGAGCGCAACAACTGGGAGATAACAGGCGCGGGATACGGCATTCACTGGCCCGACCTTGACGAGGACATCAGCGTGAAGGGCTTGCTCATCGGCTTTACATCGGGCGAGAGTCCGGAGTCGTTTAAGCGGTGGCTGGAACGGCGGGAGATGCAGGAAAACAAGAATGACGAGACATTAGCATTGTCTCTTGAAGGAAAGACTTTCTGGGAGACTGTGTATGAACTTCGGAAGAAGGATTTGATTCCTCTAGTCTGGAAGAGAGAGCACATTCGTCCATATATGGAGAGGCCGAATGGGCAATTCGCACCCAATGCGGTTACAACTATTCCCTCTAATCAGAGCATGTCAAAAGACGGTAGCGAAAAGGGTGATTATGTCAAGAAGGGTCGGGCAGCGAAGGCCTGGCGTATAGGTAAAGGCGAGTTCAAGCTCATTGATGATCCCAATATATAA
- the argG gene encoding argininosuccinate synthase, with protein sequence MNWRELKDNDITRIAGAVSGGLDSCTVTHWLQSKGFSVHCYTVDLGQPDEENLDAVRDRMLGCGADSASILPGHDALAEAGLKVIQSQARYEGGYWNTTGIARPITVGAILPEMLASDIGVLFHGATGRGNDQVRFQLAANTLEPAAQIYAPWRDPEFVAEFPGRQQMLDYCEANGLPIRPTRESRYSTDANFLGLTHEAGDLEDVTISPTFVEPGMGVWAWDAPDQSEIVTVRWEQGVPVAINGERVSLVEMFERANAIGGRHGVGIGTHVVENRFVGVKSRGIYESPAMDLLGSSYEYLLQFILDRRARELFEHLSNVISLQIYQGYWLDLATTSALAALEPMTRLATGTIAVRLFKGSVFFETAEDTPEAMPYSLYTDDSSMEAMGTYDHADAEGFLKVLGISSKNVGTRQYPSLER encoded by the coding sequence ATGAACTGGCGCGAACTGAAAGACAATGACATAACGCGGATTGCGGGCGCGGTGTCCGGCGGGCTGGATAGCTGCACCGTGACGCACTGGCTGCAGAGCAAGGGCTTTTCGGTGCATTGCTACACGGTGGATCTCGGTCAGCCGGACGAGGAAAACTTGGACGCGGTGCGCGACCGCATGCTCGGCTGTGGCGCGGACAGTGCAAGCATCCTGCCGGGCCACGACGCGCTTGCCGAGGCAGGGCTGAAGGTCATCCAGTCGCAGGCGCGCTATGAGGGCGGCTACTGGAACACCACCGGCATTGCACGCCCCATCACCGTGGGCGCTATTTTGCCGGAAATGCTTGCGTCGGACATCGGCGTGCTGTTTCACGGCGCAACCGGACGCGGCAACGACCAAGTGCGCTTCCAACTCGCGGCGAATACGCTCGAACCGGCGGCGCAAATATACGCGCCTTGGCGAGACCCTGAGTTCGTCGCGGAGTTCCCTGGCCGTCAGCAAATGCTCGACTACTGCGAGGCGAACGGACTTCCCATCAGGCCGACCCGCGAATCACGATACTCGACGGACGCCAACTTTCTCGGTCTCACACACGAAGCGGGTGACTTGGAAGATGTGACAATCTCGCCGACATTCGTAGAGCCGGGTATGGGCGTCTGGGCATGGGACGCGCCGGATCAGTCCGAAATCGTAACGGTTCGATGGGAGCAGGGCGTACCGGTCGCAATAAACGGTGAGCGCGTGAGTTTGGTCGAGATGTTCGAGCGCGCGAATGCCATCGGCGGCAGGCATGGCGTCGGTATCGGCACGCATGTTGTGGAAAACCGCTTCGTGGGCGTCAAATCGCGGGGCATCTATGAATCGCCGGCGATGGACTTGCTAGGCAGCAGCTACGAATACCTGCTGCAGTTTATCCTTGACCGCCGGGCGCGCGAACTCTTCGAGCATCTGTCCAATGTGATTAGCCTGCAAATATATCAGGGCTACTGGCTAGATCTCGCGACTACTTCGGCGCTCGCCGCGCTGGAGCCGATGACGCGGCTTGCCACAGGCACGATCGCAGTGCGGCTGTTCAAGGGCAGCGTATTCTTCGAGACGGCCGAGGACACGCCCGAAGCGATGCCATACTCGCTCTACACCGACGACTCTTCAATGGAGGCGATGGGCACCTACGACCACGCTGACGCCGAAGGCTTCCTGAAGGTGCTGGGCATATCGTCCAAGAATGTGGGGACGCGTCAGTATCCGTCGCTGGAGCGATAG
- a CDS encoding aspartate aminotransferase family protein — MTSAAEWKAKESEYYIHTFNRQPMVIERGQGVRVWDTEGKEYLDFTAGLAVNNLGHCHPAVTEAIQQQAATLLQTSNLFYTIPQLELAEALVENSCMDKVFFSNSGVEANEGAVKLARKYGRLHRNGAQDIITVLNSFHGRTLGMIAATGQPAYQQAWLPLAQGYANVPYEDLDAIREATTDSTCAVMVEVLQGEGGVNVPSEGYLNGLREWCDENNLLLIFDEVQTGMGRLGSLWGYERFGVEPDVMTSAKGLGNGVPIGAFMCKDTCDVLEPGDHGSTFGGNVLTTAAGNATLRYMVENDVPAHARKVGEYLESKLEELRNSRPDVIKGHRGMGLLIALQLQNPIAPAVVAAANNEGVLLNPVLPDAIRFMPPLIITEADVDECMEKLGRALDVATAG, encoded by the coding sequence ATGACATCCGCAGCCGAATGGAAAGCCAAAGAAAGCGAATACTACATCCACACATTCAATCGCCAGCCGATGGTGATCGAACGCGGGCAAGGCGTGCGCGTTTGGGACACCGAGGGCAAGGAATACCTGGACTTCACGGCGGGCCTGGCGGTCAATAATCTTGGTCATTGCCATCCTGCCGTAACCGAAGCGATACAGCAGCAGGCGGCGACGCTCTTGCAGACCTCGAACTTGTTCTACACGATTCCGCAGCTCGAACTCGCCGAGGCGCTCGTTGAGAATAGCTGCATGGACAAAGTTTTCTTCTCCAACAGCGGCGTCGAGGCGAACGAAGGCGCGGTTAAGCTGGCGCGCAAGTATGGTCGTTTGCATCGCAACGGCGCGCAGGACATCATCACCGTGCTGAACTCGTTTCACGGGCGCACGCTTGGCATGATTGCCGCGACCGGACAGCCGGCGTATCAGCAGGCATGGCTTCCGCTCGCGCAGGGCTATGCGAATGTGCCGTACGAAGACTTGGACGCCATTCGCGAGGCGACGACTGACAGCACCTGCGCCGTTATGGTCGAGGTGCTGCAGGGCGAGGGCGGCGTAAATGTGCCGAGCGAGGGCTATCTTAATGGACTGCGCGAGTGGTGCGACGAGAATAATCTGCTGCTCATATTTGACGAAGTTCAGACCGGAATGGGCCGCCTCGGCAGCCTGTGGGGCTACGAACGCTTTGGCGTTGAGCCGGATGTGATGACATCGGCAAAGGGTCTAGGCAACGGCGTGCCCATCGGCGCGTTCATGTGCAAAGACACCTGCGATGTACTCGAACCCGGCGACCATGGCAGCACCTTCGGCGGTAATGTGCTGACTACCGCGGCGGGTAACGCAACCCTGCGCTATATGGTTGAAAACGATGTCCCCGCGCACGCGCGCAAAGTCGGCGAATACCTTGAATCCAAGCTGGAAGAACTGCGGAACTCGCGCCCGGATGTAATAAAGGGGCACCGCGGTATGGGTTTGCTAATCGCGCTGCAATTGCAGAACCCGATCGCGCCCGCAGTAGTTGCCGCCGCCAACAATGAAGGCGTGCTGCTCAACCCTGTGCTGCCTGATGCCATCCGCTTCATGCCGCCGCTGATTATCACAGAGGCGGATGTGGACGAGTGCATGGAGAAGCTGGGGCGGGCGCTTGATGTTGCGACGGCGGGGTAG
- a CDS encoding DUF4160 domain-containing protein yields the protein MPTVLRSGPYSFRFYASDGVEPPHVHVHRENMRAKFWLDPVKLEKSKRFSDRELNRIKRLIIANQVYLLERWDEFFLL from the coding sequence ATGCCGACAGTATTGCGGAGCGGCCCCTATAGTTTTCGTTTCTATGCGAGCGATGGCGTTGAACCGCCGCATGTGCATGTTCATCGGGAGAATATGAGAGCAAAGTTCTGGCTCGACCCGGTGAAACTTGAAAAATCAAAACGATTCAGTGATAGAGAACTCAATCGAATTAAGAGGTTGATAATAGCAAACCAAGTGTACTTGCTGGAGCGCTGGGATGAATTCTTCCTACTATGA